In Caldicellulosiruptor morganii, the following proteins share a genomic window:
- the spo0A gene encoding sporulation transcription factor Spo0A, translated as MDKLRVVIADDNRQFNMLLTEVFNSQPDFMVVGNSYDGIETLKVVEELKPDLLMLDIIMPYLDGIGVIENLSVKEIKPNIIVISAVGQENISQKAVNLGALYYFVKPFDLNVMIERVRQLVLNLPTKKDLQDSAVTKVPAKKSINEIDLETEVSEILKEVGIPAHVRGYQFLRDAIIAATLDADLINAITKALYPLIAEKYNTTPTRVERAIRHAIEISSTRGKVDTLYKYFGYSTSQDRGKPTNAEFIAMISDKLRLKLKKLSQPN; from the coding sequence ATGGATAAACTCAGAGTTGTTATTGCCGATGATAACAGACAATTCAATATGCTTCTTACAGAGGTTTTCAATTCTCAACCAGACTTTATGGTTGTGGGAAACTCTTATGATGGTATTGAAACTTTAAAAGTAGTTGAGGAGTTAAAACCTGACCTTTTAATGCTTGATATTATTATGCCATACTTAGACGGGATTGGGGTGATTGAGAATTTATCAGTAAAGGAGATTAAGCCAAATATAATTGTAATTTCTGCAGTTGGGCAGGAAAATATATCTCAAAAGGCTGTTAACCTGGGTGCGTTGTATTACTTTGTTAAGCCTTTTGACTTGAATGTAATGATAGAAAGGGTAAGACAGCTTGTATTGAATCTTCCTACTAAAAAGGATTTGCAAGACAGTGCTGTCACCAAGGTTCCTGCAAAAAAGAGTATCAATGAGATTGATTTAGAGACCGAGGTGTCAGAAATTTTAAAAGAGGTTGGTATTCCTGCACATGTAAGAGGCTATCAGTTTTTAAGAGATGCGATTATTGCGGCAACCTTGGATGCTGATTTGATAAATGCTATTACAAAAGCACTGTATCCACTAATTGCTGAAAAATATAATACAACCCCAACAAGGGTTGAAAGAGCTATAAGGCATGCTATTGAGATTTCGTCTACAAGAGGAAAGGTAGATACTCTTTACAAATACTTTGGTTATTCAACCTCGCAGGACAGAGGAAAACCCACCAATGCCGAGTTTATTGCTATGATAAGTGATAAACTGCGACTCAAACTTAAAAAACTTTCTCAGCCAAACTAA
- a CDS encoding SpoIVB peptidase S55 domain-containing protein, translated as MSGSPIIQDNKLVGAVTHVFLKEPEKGYGVFIENMINMTNMIK; from the coding sequence ATGAGTGGGTCTCCTATTATTCAAGACAACAAACTGGTTGGTGCAGTTACGCATGTATTTTTAAAAGAACCGGAGAAAGGTTATGGAGTTTTTATCGAAAACATGATAAATATGACAAATATGATAAAATAA
- a CDS encoding SpoIVB peptidase S55 domain-containing protein produces MTFVDKTKKIFTALGHGISDIDTNILLDLKEGQIYRAHIIDIKKNECHEISEVIGKIDENSVIGNIVINSQFGVYGKLENKDLLKFAIDCKIARIQDVHVGDAYIITDVLDNQKRFKVKIEKILPLYKNSTKAFVIKITDKKDFWKSRAVLCKV; encoded by the coding sequence ATTACATTTGTCGACAAAACAAAAAAGATATTCACAGCTCTTGGTCATGGAATTTCAGACATTGATACAAACATACTTCTTGATTTGAAAGAAGGTCAGATTTATAGGGCGCATATAATCGATATAAAAAAGAATGAATGCCATGAAATTAGTGAAGTTATAGGAAAGATTGATGAAAATTCAGTAATTGGTAATATAGTAATCAATAGCCAGTTCGGTGTATATGGAAAACTGGAAAATAAAGATCTGCTAAAGTTCGCAATTGACTGTAAAATTGCAAGAATACAGGATGTGCATGTGGGTGATGCCTATATTATAACAGATGTTTTAGATAACCAGAAAAGATTTAAAGTGAAAATAGAGAAAATACTGCCGCTCTACAAGAATTCTACAAAGGCATTTGTAATTAAAATTACTGATAAAAAAGACTTTTGGAAGTCACGGGCGGTATTGTGCAAGGTATGA
- a CDS encoding PDZ domain-containing protein, which yields MLFAYYILIFFYLIVTPDYLTYYKSDRCITLKTPVFVDITFKNGDISKKTKNHLLFKTNTIYLKNKSNSFSFQLKIGGIPLKTVKISIIEPGNLSVVGKFIGIKLMTNGILVIGYSQVYLENSKPKIPAREAGIQVGDEIICANGQELRSCEQLSEIINSSHGKPVELLVKRKECKKKVKVKPLLSSEGVYKIGLWVRDGTSGIGTLHLSTKQKRYSQLLVMEFQTLIQTYFLI from the coding sequence TTGTTATTTGCTTATTACATCCTTATTTTCTTTTATTTGATTGTTACTCCTGATTATTTAACATATTACAAATCAGACAGGTGTATAACATTAAAAACTCCTGTATTTGTAGATATTACTTTTAAAAATGGTGATATATCAAAGAAGACAAAAAATCATTTATTATTCAAGACAAACACCATATATCTAAAAAACAAATCAAATTCCTTTTCATTCCAGCTAAAAATAGGAGGTATTCCCCTCAAAACAGTAAAGATATCCATAATAGAACCGGGAAATTTAAGTGTTGTTGGTAAGTTTATTGGTATTAAACTGATGACTAATGGAATACTGGTGATAGGTTACTCACAGGTTTATTTAGAAAATTCAAAACCCAAAATTCCAGCAAGGGAGGCTGGAATTCAAGTTGGCGATGAGATAATCTGTGCAAATGGGCAGGAATTGAGGAGCTGCGAACAACTATCTGAAATCATAAATTCATCTCATGGCAAACCTGTTGAGCTTTTGGTAAAAAGAAAGGAGTGCAAAAAGAAAGTTAAGGTAAAACCTTTATTAAGTAGTGAAGGGGTATATAAAATAGGGTTATGGGTTAGAGATGGAACAAGTGGCATAGGTACATTACATTTGTCGACAAAACAAAAAAGATATTCACAGCTCTTGGTCATGGAATTTCAGACATTGATACAAACATACTTCTTGATTTGA
- the recN gene encoding DNA repair protein RecN, producing the protein MLKRLYIENIAIIDRLEIEFERGLSILTGETGAGKSIIIDSLSLLLGTKAKKDIIRSNCTKALVSAVFDIEKENVINFINSKGIELEEGQLIVSREIYSNGKSLCKINGHFVTLSTLREITTHIFEIHGQNETHLLNDKKVQLMYIDRFCGRGIEDLKNEYRELFKEYQEKKKILSDLIKNEEEKERKLDILNYQINEIESISPHIGEDIELEKEREIIQNFSKLKYNAEKIVHLSKSIMEYLEVCIKHVNENARFDKDFNQLAERLNNIYYEIEDISFVTSKKLDSYVVDEYKVTRIIDRLDKINRLKKKYGGSIEQILKFKEELLRQKLEIERNSELIEELKINLSKIEERLLILATEVSNLRKNAAVEFEKKVLKVLEQLEMKNVNFRVAFIQRDLYEDGIDEIEFLISTNIGQDLKSLSNIASGGELSRIMLAIKSIMAEKDDILLMIFDEIDSGLSGVAASKLARLLKDLSKKHQVICITHLPQVAAAANNHFYVFKEVKDNMTVSNVKKLDENESFKEIARMFSGENITESSILHAKQLKDQFV; encoded by the coding sequence ATGTTAAAAAGACTATACATTGAGAATATTGCTATAATTGATAGACTGGAAATAGAATTTGAAAGAGGTTTAAGCATACTGACAGGTGAAACTGGCGCTGGTAAATCAATAATAATAGATTCTCTTTCTCTGTTATTGGGAACGAAAGCCAAAAAAGATATTATAAGATCAAATTGCACAAAAGCATTAGTTTCGGCAGTTTTTGATATTGAGAAGGAGAATGTTATAAATTTTATAAATTCAAAAGGTATTGAACTTGAAGAAGGGCAGTTAATTGTATCACGAGAAATATATTCGAATGGGAAAAGTTTGTGCAAAATAAATGGGCACTTTGTGACCCTGTCTACTTTGAGAGAGATAACCACACATATTTTTGAAATCCATGGACAGAATGAAACACATCTGTTGAATGATAAAAAGGTTCAGCTCATGTACATAGATAGGTTTTGTGGAAGAGGTATTGAGGATCTCAAAAATGAGTACAGAGAGCTTTTTAAGGAGTATCAGGAGAAAAAAAAGATACTTAGTGATCTTATCAAAAATGAGGAAGAGAAAGAAAGAAAATTGGATATTTTAAACTATCAGATAAACGAAATTGAAAGCATTTCTCCACACATTGGAGAAGACATTGAACTTGAGAAGGAAAGAGAAATTATTCAAAACTTTTCTAAATTAAAATACAACGCTGAAAAGATAGTGCATCTCAGCAAAAGTATTATGGAATATCTGGAAGTATGCATAAAACATGTAAATGAAAATGCAAGATTTGATAAAGATTTTAATCAACTTGCCGAGAGATTAAATAATATTTATTATGAAATTGAAGACATATCTTTTGTAACCTCAAAAAAGCTTGATTCTTATGTGGTAGATGAATATAAAGTAACCAGGATAATTGACAGACTTGACAAAATAAACAGGTTGAAAAAAAAATATGGAGGCAGTATTGAACAGATATTAAAGTTTAAAGAAGAGTTGCTAAGGCAAAAGTTAGAAATTGAAAGAAATAGTGAATTGATAGAAGAATTAAAAATTAATCTATCAAAGATAGAAGAAAGACTTTTAATTTTGGCAACTGAAGTTTCAAACCTGAGAAAAAACGCTGCAGTAGAGTTTGAAAAAAAGGTATTAAAAGTGTTAGAACAGCTTGAAATGAAAAACGTGAATTTCAGAGTTGCATTTATACAAAGGGATTTATATGAAGACGGGATTGATGAGATAGAGTTTTTAATTTCAACAAATATCGGGCAAGATTTAAAAAGTTTGAGTAATATCGCTTCAGGTGGAGAACTTTCAAGGATAATGCTTGCCATAAAGTCTATTATGGCTGAAAAGGATGACATTTTGCTGATGATTTTTGACGAGATAGACAGCGGACTTAGCGGAGTTGCGGCAAGCAAGCTTGCAAGACTTTTAAAGGATCTTTCTAAAAAACATCAGGTTATTTGTATAACACACTTGCCTCAGGTTGCAGCAGCGGCGAATAACCATTTTTATGTTTTCAAAGAGGTCAAAGATAACATGACAGTTTCAAATGTAAAAAAATTGGATGAAAATGAATCTTTCAAAGAAATTGCCCGAATGTTTTCTGGTGAGAACATTACAGAAAGCTCAATTCTTCATGCAAAACAGTTGAAAGATCAGTTTGTATAA
- a CDS encoding arginine repressor — MKSERQQKILEIIQNEDIETQEELVERLRELGYDVTQATVSRDIKELRLTKVLTETGKYKYAVLSGPEANITEKLIKVFSESIVKYDTADNLVIIKTITGAAQGAAAAIDLLNWPEVVGTIAGDDTIFIATKGSSAAEKIVERIKAILNQGD, encoded by the coding sequence ATGAAGTCTGAAAGGCAACAAAAAATTTTGGAAATAATTCAAAATGAAGATATAGAAACTCAGGAAGAACTTGTGGAAAGGCTGAGAGAATTGGGTTATGACGTTACACAGGCGACGGTTTCAAGAGATATAAAGGAATTAAGGCTTACAAAAGTATTAACAGAAACAGGCAAATATAAATATGCAGTTTTGTCCGGACCTGAGGCGAACATCACCGAAAAGTTAATCAAAGTTTTTTCTGAATCCATTGTAAAGTACGACACGGCTGACAATCTTGTTATAATAAAGACAATAACTGGTGCTGCCCAGGGTGCTGCCGCTGCAATTGATTTATTGAACTGGCCGGAGGTAGTAGGGACTATAGCTGGTGATGATACCATATTCATTGCTACGAAGGGAAGCAGTGCTGCTGAAAAGATTGTTGAGAGGATTAAAGCTATTTTGAATCAAGGTGATTGA
- a CDS encoding NAD(+)/NADH kinase has translation MVLGIFANFQKEHTRQILDQIINILEIEKIEWVLVNEENKNSIKVNFLVTIGGDGTLLNVVEKAAKENLPVLGINCGRVGYLTEELATNFNIAIKKIIDSDYFIEERHLIEAHFKGQVFYALNDVCLVRSTFNIVDLSLFIDDVFAQEYRSDGIIISTATGSTAYSLSAGGPIVEPQLGVMVVTPICPHSLSSRSLVLGDTRVVRVKSQSDEILIVNDGRTVATLNKDECIECRISSKKLKLVRLKKKNFYEVLREKIKE, from the coding sequence ATGGTCTTAGGAATATTTGCAAATTTTCAAAAAGAACATACCAGGCAGATTTTGGACCAGATTATAAATATACTTGAAATTGAAAAGATTGAATGGGTACTTGTGAATGAAGAAAATAAAAACAGCATAAAAGTCAATTTCCTGGTAACAATTGGTGGGGATGGCACTCTTCTTAATGTTGTTGAGAAGGCAGCTAAAGAAAATCTTCCTGTACTTGGAATAAATTGTGGTCGGGTTGGATATTTAACCGAAGAGCTGGCTACCAATTTTAATATTGCCATTAAAAAGATAATTGACAGTGACTATTTTATTGAAGAGAGACATCTTATTGAAGCCCATTTCAAAGGGCAAGTTTTCTATGCCTTAAATGATGTGTGCCTGGTAAGAAGTACATTCAACATTGTAGATTTAAGTCTTTTTATAGACGATGTATTTGCACAGGAGTACAGAAGTGATGGGATTATTATCTCAACTGCAACTGGCTCCACCGCATATTCTCTTTCTGCAGGTGGACCAATAGTGGAACCACAGTTAGGGGTGATGGTTGTCACCCCTATTTGTCCTCATTCATTGAGTTCCAGAAGTTTGGTGTTAGGTGATACAAGAGTTGTCAGGGTGAAAAGTCAATCTGATGAGATTTTAATTGTAAATGACGGAAGGACTGTGGCTACATTAAACAAAGATGAATGTATCGAGTGCAGGATTTCTTCAAAAAAGCTTAAGCTTGTAAGGCTCAAGAAGAAGAATTTCTATGAGGTACTAAGAGAGAAGATTAAAGAGTAA
- a CDS encoding histidine triad nucleotide-binding protein codes for MNNCIFCKIVEKQIPSELVYEDELVCAFKDINPTAPVHILVVPKQHIESLNEIEDNHKQLIGHVFIVAKLLADKFEIKEKGFRIVVNCGQDGGQTVNHLHFHLLGGRKFSWPAG; via the coding sequence ATGAATAACTGTATTTTTTGCAAGATTGTTGAGAAACAAATTCCTTCTGAGCTTGTGTATGAGGATGAATTGGTCTGTGCTTTCAAGGATATCAATCCAACTGCTCCTGTTCATATTCTTGTTGTACCAAAGCAGCATATTGAAAGCTTAAATGAGATTGAAGATAACCACAAACAGCTTATAGGTCATGTATTTATAGTTGCCAAATTGCTGGCTGACAAATTTGAAATAAAAGAAAAAGGATTCAGAATAGTTGTCAACTGCGGGCAGGATGGTGGCCAGACAGTAAACCATCTGCATTTCCATTTACTTGGTGGTCGTAAATTCTCCTGGCCAGCTGGTTAA
- the alaS gene encoding alanine--tRNA ligase, which translates to MYMSTDEIREKFLQFFESKGHLRLPSFSLIPKNDKSLLLINAGMAPLKPYFLGIEEPPRRRITTCQKCIRTPDINRVGKTARHATFFEMLGNFSFGDYFKKEAITWAWEFVTEVLKLPRERLWVTIYEEDDEAFEIWNKEVGLEEYRIKRMGKEDNFWEIGTGPCGPCSEIYFDRGEDKGCGKPTCGVGCSCDRYVEFWNLVFTQFDKDENGVYHKLKNPNIDTGMGLERIAAIMQGVDSLFDIDIVKPIREKICEITGYEYGKDNEKDVSIRVITDHIRSAVFMIGDGILPSNEGRGYVLRRIIRRAARHGRMLGKREAFLHLIVDTVVDSYKNPYPELIQKGEYIKKVLYNEESRFNQTIDVGLEILENEIDGIKKNKENVLKGEVAFKLYDTYGFPLDLTKEIAAEKGVVVDQEGFDRLMQQQKERARMAQKELENIGWKDINITIEDEIETVFVGYEAFETQSRILKMFSEDEEISYAKEGDVCYIILDKTPFYAESGGQVADKGSLETERAVAEVLDVRKGPKGTILHKVRITKGEIAVDEIVTARVDKDLRLATMKNHTATHLLHSSLRKILGEHATQSGSLVEPERLRFDFAHYEALSEEQIVQIEKMVNSVIQQAIPVEKIETDLDSAIKMGATALFDEKYSNIVRVIKIGDFSMELCGGTHVDNTGQIGMFKIISESSVAAGVRRIEAITGNKVYEFMINNQKILKEIKNKLRVVNESEIITKLDQLEDRIDSLENELERYKLLLIDNELKNLYSSALQLGEFKFIINKKDTQDTNYVKLLTDRIRERDSKAIILNIIKQDKNKVIVLMACSKEAVKKGIDCGKIVGQVCGVLGGKGGGRPDFAQGGSNNAENLELAVQKAIEFVKSAVEGGA; encoded by the coding sequence ATGTACATGAGCACAGATGAGATAAGAGAGAAATTCCTTCAATTTTTTGAGTCCAAAGGACATTTGAGATTACCGAGTTTTTCTTTGATTCCTAAAAATGACAAAAGTCTTCTTTTGATAAACGCCGGGATGGCACCACTGAAACCCTATTTTCTTGGTATCGAAGAACCACCGAGAAGAAGAATAACTACATGTCAAAAATGCATAAGAACTCCTGATATTAATAGAGTAGGCAAGACAGCAAGGCATGCCACTTTTTTTGAGATGCTTGGCAACTTTTCTTTTGGAGATTATTTTAAGAAAGAGGCAATTACATGGGCGTGGGAATTTGTAACAGAGGTACTAAAACTTCCAAGAGAAAGACTTTGGGTGACAATATACGAAGAGGACGATGAGGCATTTGAAATATGGAACAAAGAAGTTGGTCTTGAAGAGTACAGAATCAAAAGAATGGGCAAGGAAGATAATTTCTGGGAGATAGGGACAGGGCCATGTGGTCCTTGTTCGGAGATATATTTTGACAGGGGCGAGGACAAAGGCTGTGGAAAGCCCACATGTGGCGTTGGGTGCAGTTGTGACAGATATGTTGAATTTTGGAATCTTGTGTTTACTCAGTTTGATAAGGACGAAAATGGAGTATATCACAAACTGAAAAATCCAAATATTGATACAGGAATGGGTCTTGAGAGAATTGCTGCAATTATGCAAGGTGTAGATTCTCTGTTTGATATTGATATAGTAAAGCCTATCCGTGAAAAGATATGTGAAATAACCGGTTATGAGTATGGTAAGGACAATGAAAAAGATGTTTCGATTAGAGTTATAACTGACCACATTCGCAGTGCTGTCTTTATGATAGGTGATGGTATTTTACCTTCAAATGAAGGAAGGGGTTATGTTTTAAGAAGGATTATAAGAAGAGCAGCACGACATGGAAGGATGCTTGGTAAAAGGGAAGCTTTTTTGCACTTGATAGTTGATACAGTTGTAGACTCCTATAAGAATCCATATCCTGAACTTATCCAAAAAGGAGAGTATATCAAAAAGGTACTATATAATGAAGAAAGCAGATTCAATCAAACAATTGATGTTGGACTTGAAATTCTTGAAAACGAGATTGATGGCATTAAAAAGAACAAAGAAAATGTTTTAAAAGGTGAAGTTGCTTTTAAACTGTACGATACGTATGGCTTTCCACTTGATTTAACAAAAGAGATAGCTGCCGAAAAGGGAGTAGTGGTTGACCAGGAAGGCTTTGACAGACTGATGCAGCAACAAAAAGAGAGGGCGCGTATGGCGCAAAAAGAACTTGAAAATATTGGTTGGAAAGATATCAACATAACAATTGAAGATGAAATTGAGACTGTATTTGTGGGATATGAAGCTTTTGAAACACAGAGCAGGATATTGAAAATGTTTTCTGAAGATGAGGAAATTTCGTATGCAAAAGAGGGAGATGTCTGTTACATTATTTTAGATAAGACTCCATTTTACGCAGAAAGTGGGGGTCAGGTAGCAGACAAAGGTTCATTGGAAACTGAAAGAGCTGTTGCTGAAGTTTTGGATGTCAGAAAAGGACCAAAGGGTACAATTCTTCACAAGGTAAGGATAACAAAGGGAGAGATAGCGGTAGATGAAATTGTTACTGCCCGGGTGGACAAGGATTTAAGACTTGCCACAATGAAAAACCATACGGCAACCCATCTTCTGCACAGCAGCCTTCGTAAGATACTCGGTGAGCACGCAACGCAAAGTGGTTCACTTGTTGAGCCAGAAAGGCTAAGATTTGACTTTGCTCATTATGAAGCACTCAGTGAAGAACAAATAGTCCAGATAGAGAAAATGGTAAACAGTGTAATTCAACAAGCTATCCCTGTAGAAAAGATTGAAACTGATTTGGATTCGGCAATAAAGATGGGTGCAACAGCTCTGTTTGATGAAAAGTATTCCAATATAGTCAGGGTTATAAAAATAGGTGACTTTAGCATGGAACTTTGTGGAGGTACGCACGTTGACAACACCGGGCAGATAGGAATGTTTAAGATAATCTCAGAATCAAGTGTTGCGGCAGGCGTTAGAAGAATTGAAGCTATAACAGGTAACAAAGTATATGAATTTATGATAAACAATCAAAAGATACTGAAAGAAATAAAAAATAAGCTCAGGGTTGTCAATGAATCCGAGATTATTACCAAACTTGACCAGTTAGAGGATAGAATAGACAGTCTTGAAAATGAATTAGAAAGATACAAACTGTTGCTGATTGATAATGAATTAAAAAATCTTTACAGCAGTGCCTTGCAACTTGGAGAATTTAAATTTATTATAAATAAGAAGGATACTCAGGATACAAATTATGTAAAACTTTTGACAGATAGAATTAGAGAAAGAGATTCAAAAGCAATAATTTTGAATATTATAAAACAGGATAAAAATAAGGTTATAGTACTGATGGCATGTTCTAAGGAGGCAGTAAAAAAAGGGATTGACTGCGGTAAGATAGTGGGGCAGGTTTGCGGTGTGCTTGGTGGCAAAGGTGGTGGTAGACCTGATTTTGCACAGGGTGGTTCAAACAACGCAGAAAATTTAGAATTGGCAGTTCAAAAAGCAATTGAATTTGTAAAAAGTGCTGTTGAAGGAGGAGCGTGA
- a CDS encoding AI-2E family transporter, which produces MLQLIIGKFLKKYFLDIVFLAFIGLVIYFFVNIKTFWTILLPFIIALFLSYLLKPMVDFLETKIKSRDISILLSFIFAFSIAILIFVYFIPLFITEMKQLTQNIPEYVNIFNKWFKEMDAKLSSKLNIDLQEILKSNSIDVQAISKQMLTAFLNILKSIYSNILYYLLIPIISFYILKDWTKIAKWIKWILPEKYRKDGISIFNDINKVLHQYIRAQLLDAIIIGILSFLGFSIFSVKYAALLGIITGVGNLIPYFGPIFASIPAVVIALSDSYIKAILVVVFLVLLQQIDSFLISPRIIGSRLGLHPLTIIVVLIVSNKLFGFISLFFAIPLIAVIKIIFINILKRIYPEDRK; this is translated from the coding sequence GTGTTGCAATTGATAATAGGAAAATTTCTAAAAAAATACTTTTTAGATATTGTATTTCTTGCTTTTATTGGACTTGTCATTTATTTTTTTGTTAATATCAAAACATTTTGGACTATTTTACTTCCATTCATAATAGCTCTTTTTTTATCTTACCTTTTAAAACCGATGGTTGACTTTTTAGAGACAAAAATCAAGTCACGTGATATTTCAATTTTGCTTTCGTTTATATTTGCCTTTAGCATTGCTATTTTAATTTTTGTATATTTTATTCCACTATTCATTACAGAAATGAAGCAGCTTACGCAAAATATTCCAGAATACGTTAATATATTTAACAAATGGTTCAAAGAGATGGATGCAAAGCTTTCCAGCAAGTTAAACATTGACTTACAGGAGATTTTAAAATCAAATTCAATAGATGTTCAGGCAATATCAAAACAAATGCTTACTGCTTTTTTAAATATTCTCAAAAGCATCTATTCCAATATTCTTTATTATCTTTTAATACCAATTATTTCGTTTTACATTCTAAAGGACTGGACAAAAATTGCAAAATGGATTAAATGGATATTACCTGAGAAATACAGAAAAGATGGTATTTCTATCTTCAATGATATTAACAAAGTTCTTCATCAATATATAAGAGCCCAGCTTTTGGATGCTATTATAATTGGAATTCTGAGTTTTTTGGGATTTTCAATCTTTTCGGTTAAATATGCTGCACTTTTAGGTATAATCACAGGAGTGGGAAATCTTATACCTTATTTTGGTCCAATATTTGCGAGCATCCCAGCTGTTGTAATAGCACTATCTGACTCTTACATAAAAGCTATACTTGTAGTAGTATTTTTAGTTTTGCTTCAGCAAATAGATAGCTTTCTCATCTCACCGAGAATAATTGGTTCAAGATTGGGACTTCATCCCCTGACAATTATAGTTGTGTTAATAGTATCAAATAAACTATTCGGTTTTATTTCCCTGTTTTTTGCAATACCTTTAATTGCTGTGATAAAGATAATTTTTATAAATATTCTCAAGAGGATATATCCGGAAGATAGGAAATAA
- a CDS encoding PRC-barrel domain-containing protein yields MQISFRNIKDRVAILVNGKNLGTICDMFFSDLKVEGFQIQKNVVFGICTNIFVFAKDIESINQELLIATKIVSHINMASFVKAQEILFKEVITEDGFLMGIVNDILFDSVNFEILGYEISPSIWSYIKNKKIILNPEEIILRENKILS; encoded by the coding sequence ATGCAAATCTCATTTAGGAATATAAAAGACAGGGTTGCCATTTTAGTTAATGGTAAAAATCTGGGCACTATTTGTGATATGTTTTTTTCAGATTTGAAAGTTGAAGGGTTTCAGATACAGAAGAACGTAGTATTTGGGATTTGTACTAATATTTTTGTCTTTGCGAAGGATATTGAGTCTATAAACCAGGAACTTTTAATTGCTACAAAGATAGTTTCTCATATTAACATGGCTTCTTTTGTAAAAGCACAAGAAATTCTTTTCAAAGAGGTTATTACAGAAGATGGTTTTCTTATGGGAATAGTAAATGATATATTGTTTGATTCTGTAAATTTTGAAATTCTCGGTTATGAGATATCACCGAGTATATGGAGCTATATTAAAAATAAAAAAATAATATTAAACCCGGAGGAAATAATATTAAGAGAGAACAAAATATTAAGCTGA